The sequence acctccaaggtcccttccaactctgttattctgttattgttctGTTATTCAGAAAATTGTGGAAGagaactgggctgccatctgtcagaaatggtgtatggtgtagggtctcctagcgtgggccggggtgggtggggttcgactagatgacctccaaggtcccttccaactctgttattctatattcaatggGGCAACttcccttcagaggttgtgggtgttccatcacgcgaggcttttaagaagagtctagacatgGTGcaatagggtttccttcctgagccgcgggttggactagatgaccttcaaggtccctttccaactctgttattctatattcccaTGGAGCAgacgttgccttcagaagttgcgggaaCCTCATGAGAAGAGACTGGAGTGTCATCGGCCAGCAATGGTGTCGGGTCCCCTGCTCGGGTGCAGGGtgggggcaggggttggactggatgacctctaaggtGCCTTCCGATTCGGTTAATCTGTTTACGGTTCTCTCCCGACCCTGAGCCTCATGTTCCGGTCTCGGAGAGCCAGCTTGGTGCAACGGCTTTGGAGACTGCGCTGCGCGACGCCCGGCCTGGAGGACAACCACGGGACCCTGAAACCCGCAGCCCACGCGCTCTTCAAGAAGCTGAAGGACAAGGAACTGGAGCTCTTGCTGCAGGCGGTGGAGAGCCAGGGAGCCGGAGAATCGGGCTGCGTTTGGGTCGAAGCCCGCGGGGTCAAGCCCAGCCCGTCGGCTTCGCTCCTGCTCTGCCGTCTCTACCGCTGGCCGGACCTCCGCCAGCCGCACGAGCTGAAGCGGTTGTGTTTCTGCAAGAGCGCCGGGGGTGACGCCGCGGCGGTCCATTGCTGCAACCCGCACCACCTTAGCCGGCTCGCTCTCCCCGGTGGGTATTGGGGGGGGGtgcaagaagagggagggagggaggggcatacTGGAGACATGGCAGTGATGCACCCCACAACGCAAGGAACCGAGAGCGGTTCAGCTCAGGCGTTGCTCGAAATTGTGCACAGCTTCTCTCAGAATAAGCCCCAGTTGTGGGGTTTGGGTCTAGGGAGTCCTCGTTACGCGACCACTGTGGGTACTGGCCGTTTGGCTGTTAGAGGGGGTTTTTTTGATTGATTTAGTGGATGGCATCTACAGAGGTCATGAAATCGTTGACGTACAAATTTCGTTTAAATAAAAGATCAGCAAATATGCCATCTCTATATTTAtatccatctgtctatcatccatccatcctatctatccattcatacctatctatctatctatctatctatctatctatctatctatctatctatctatctatctatgtagatctttggttattcgggtttttttcccgcgtaaaattggaagtgtcttggcgacgtttcgacgaagtctcattcgtcatcttcaggcttcagcttcgtgcttctctatctatctatctatctatctgtctatctatccattcatatctatctatttatctatctatctatctatctatctatctatctatctatctatctatccattcatacctatctatctatctatctatctatctatctatctatctatctatctatctatctatctatctatcatctatctatctatccattcatatctatctatttatctattcattcatatctatctctctatccattcatacctatcttttttttctttctttttttcttccttccttccttccttccttccttccttccttccttccttccttccttcctttctttctttctttctttctttctttctttctttctttctttctttctttctatgttaatatctatctatccatccatccatcctctctctcgatagatagatagatagatagatagatagatagatagatagatagataaatagatagatagatagatagatagatagtgaccgttcaaagttacgagaccactggaaaaaaaagtgacttacgaccatttgtccCACTTGCGACCGCCTGCCTTTCAAAACGCCTGACGGGTTTTCTCCATCTGGCCTTTCCGCAGAGACCCCCCCGCCGCCCTATTGCAAAATCTCGCCTTTTTCTGCACCTCTGAAGGGCAGCCACATTTTAGAAAACTACTGCAAAGGATGGCAAGGTAAGTTAGAaggattttgggggggggtgtttttcgTCCTTGGGTGGTTTGTGCCATGCAGTGGGGTCGTTTTAAGTCACAGCTGACACACAAAGGGTGCGGGAGCGATTGGAGccctttcctgacagtgagaacaattaatcagtggaacgacttgcctccagatgttgtgagtTTTCCAGCCCTGGAGTTTCtttccaagaagagattggacaactgtttgtcagAAAcgacgtagggtctcctgcttgaggagggggttgggctagaagacctccgaggtcccttccaactctgttcttctgaagaaagaaaaagaaagaagaaaaagagagaagaaagaaaaagagaaagaaacagggaggcagggggggttggactagaagacctccaaggtcccttctaactctgttattctgttgaaagaaagagagagagagaaaagaaagaagaagaaaagaaagaaagaaagaaagaaagaaagaaagaaagaaagaaagaaagaaagaaagaaagaaagaaagaaagaaagaaagacggagggagggagggagggaaggagtggtaggcaagaggttggactagacgacctccaagggcccttccaattctgttattctggagagggagagagagagagagagagagagaaggaagaagaaagaaagaaagaaagaaagagagagagagagtgagagggagggaaggagggagcggtaggcagggggttggactagaagacctccaagggcccttctaactctgttattcagaaAATTGTGGAAGagaactgggctgccatctgtcagaaatggtgtatggtgtagggtctcctagcgtgggccggggtgggtggggttcgactagatgacctccaaggtcccttccaactctgttattatatattcAATGGGGCAACttcccttcagaggttgtgggtgttccatcgcgcgaggcttttaagaagagtctagagtagacagccgcttgtctgaaatggtgcaatagggtttccttcctgagccgcgggttggactagatgatctccaaggtccctttccaactcttgttattctatattccCATGGAGCAgacattgccttcagaagttgtgggaacttcatgaGAAGAGACTGGAGTGCCATCGGCCAGCAATGGTGTCGGGTCCCCTGCTCGGGTGCGGggggggcaggggttggactggatgacctctaaggtGCCTTCTGATTCGGTTAATCTGTTTACGGTTCTCTCCCGACCCTGAGCCTCATGTTCCGGTCTCGGAGAGCCAGCTTGGTGCAACGGCTTTGGAGATTACGCTGCGCGACGCCCGGCCTGGAGGACAACCACGGGACCCTGAAACCTGCAGCCCATGCGCTCTTCAAGAAGCTGAAGGACAAGGAACTGGAGCTCTTGCTGCAGGCGGTGGAGAGCCAGGGAGCCGGAGAATCGGGCTGCGTTTGGGTCGAAGCCCGCGGGGTCAAGCCCAGCCCGTCAGCTTCGCTCCTGCTCTGCCGTCTCTACCGCTGGCCGGACCTCCGCCAGCCGCACGAGCTGAAGCGGTTGTGTTTCTGCAAGAGCGCCGGGGGTGACGCCGCGGCGGTCCATTGCTGCAACCCGCACCACCTTAGTCGGCTCACTCTCCCTGGTGGGTATGGGGGGGGtgcaagaagagggagggaggggcatacTGGAGACATGGCAGTGATGCACCCCAAGACGCAAGGAACCGAGAGCGGTCAGCTCAGGCATTGCTTGAAATTGTGCACAGCTCCTCTCAGAATAAGCCCCAGTTGTGGGGTTTGGGTCTAGGGAGTCCTCGTTATGCTACCACTGTGGGTACTGGCCGTTTGGCTgttagaggggtttttttttgattGATTTAGTGGATGGCACCTACAGAGGTCATGAAATCGTTGACGTACAAATTTCGTTTAAATAAAAGATCAGCAAATATGCCATCTCTATATTTAtatccatctgtctatcatccatccatcctatctatccattcatacctatctatctatctatctatctatgtagatctttggttattcggggtttttccccgcgtaaaattggaagtgtcttggcgacgtttcgacaaagtctcattcgtcatcttcaggcttcagcttcgtgcttctctatctatctatctatctatctatctatctatccattcatacctatctatctatctatctatctatctatctatctatctatctatctatccattcatacctatctatctatctatctatctatctatctatccatccatccattcatatctatctatctatctatctatctatctatctatccattcatatctatctatttatctattcattcatatctatctctatccattcatatctatctatttatctatctatctatccccatccatccatccatccatccatccatccatccatccatccatccccatccctccctccatccatatctatctatctatctatctatctatctatctatctatctatctatccattaatatctatctatccatccatccatcctctctctcgatagatagatagatagatagatagatagatagatagatagatagatagatagatagatagtgaccgttcaaagttacaagaccactggaaaaaaaagtgacttacgaccatttgtccCACTTGCGACCGCCTGCCTTTCAAAACGCCTGACGGCTTTTCTCCATCTGGCCTTTCCGCAGAGACCCCCCCGCCGCCCTATTGCAAAATCTCGCCTTTTTCTGCACCCCTGAAGGGCAGCCACATTTTAGAAAACTACTGCAAAGGATGGCAAGGTAAGTTAGAAGGATTGGGGGGGTGGGTGTTTTTCGTCCTTGGGTGGTTTGTGCCATGCAGTGGGGTCGTTTTAAGTCACAGCTGACACACAAAGGGTGCGGGAGCGATTGGCGCcctttcctgacagcgagaacaattaatcagtggaacgacttgcctccagatgttgtgggttttCCAGCCCTGGAGTTTCtttccaagaagagattggacaactgtttgtcagAAAcgacgtagggtctcctgcttgaggagggggttggactagaagacctccgaggccccttCCGACTCCTGTTattctgaaggaaggaaggaaagaaagaaagagagagagagaaacagggaggcagaggggttgggctagaagacctccgaggccccttccgactctgttcttctgaagaaagaaaaagaaagaagaaaaagagagaagaaagaaaaagagaaagaaacagggaggcagggggggttggactagaagacctccaaggtcccttctaactctgttcttctgaagaaagaaaaagaaagaagaaaaagagagaagaaagaaaaagagaaagaaacagggaggcagggggggttggactagaagacctccaaggtcccttctaactctgttattctgttgaaagaaagagagagagagagagagaaaagaaagaagaagaaagaaaagaaaaaagaaaagaaagaaaaaagaaaagaaagaaagaaagaaagaaagaaagaaagaaagaaagaaagacggagggagggaaggagtggtaggcaagaggttggactagacgacctccaagggcccttccaattctgttattctggagagggagagagagagagagagagagagaaggaagaagaaagaaagaaagaaagaaagagggagagggaggggggagggagcggtaggcagggggttggaatagaagacctctaagggcccttccaactctgttattctggagagggaaagagaaagagaagaagaagaaagaaaaaaaagagggggaggcaGGAGGGTTAAactagaaaacctctaaggtcccttccaactctcttattccgtCGTTATGATCATCCACACAGGCCGTCAGACGTGCAGATCCAAAcaatttcctcctcccccccccaatattattttcctattttccaaagccaccacttcctctcctccctccacctccaccacctccccccccccggaatccccccctcccctcccgcatCCTTCAAAGCTGCGAgatcgagagagagagaaaaatgagaggcgacaagtttgtttgtttgtttgtctgggcGTGCCACGTTTGGTGGATTGTcccaagagaaggaaagggaaccgGGAAGGCCACCGTTGGGCTGGAGGcgactttcttccttccttctcctagacAGCCGGCCGAACCGGACCAGACCGGACGGCTTGTTTATTTCTAGCCAGAGGAAGTGgcggccagagagagagagagagagagagacgctaaATAGACTCTTGACGTAAGAAGCAGGGTTGAACGTTGGCAGCCGGCCGCCTCCGAGCAGCCCGTGGGCGCCTGGTCTGTTTTCCTCCCCCAGCCGGAGACGGTGTgtgtcaccccccccccccaaaaaaggtcccACGGCTACGTGGCGCCCCGGAGCTCAGCCGCACGTCTCGAAGAGTGCCGGGGTCTCCCCAGGGGCGCACGCCCCAATATGATGTCCATatagctgctccatcactggcagttttaaagaagagaactagacagccacttgtctggaatggtataaggtttcctgtctgggcaggggggtggactggatggcctccaaggtcccatccgaCTCTTGTTAAATCAATTGTCCCAACTAAGTTGCAAACAATTGCAAAACACaattcccttttttttccccagttctgtTGCCAAACTCTCGTAAATCAAGGgctatttacagattaacagagttggaagggacctggtagatcatctagcccaaccccctgcccaaagataccatttctgacaaatggcagtccagtctcttcttgaaagtctcaactgatgaagctcccacagggcaagctgtcccattgaatatagaatcacagagttggaaggtaccttggaggtcatctagcccaacccccacccccacccgcccgagcaggagaccctacctataccatttctgacaaatgccaGTCCCgtctcttctcgaaagcctccagcgatgaagctcccacaacttccgaaggcaacttctgtcccgTTGAATATAGaatcacagagctggaagggaccttggaggtcatctagctcaACCCCACACCCatacccaagcaggaaaccctacaccgtttctgacaaatggcggTCCAATCTCTCCTTGGAAGTCCCAAGCGATGAAGCTTGATTTTTGTAACCCCTTTTCCCCCCACAGACACCACCCTCTCCCGCTGTTCCCTGAGAGATGGCTACTGGTGCAAACTGGCTTACTGGGAGTATCGCCTCCGGGTGGGGAGACTCTACCCAGTCCACGAAGATTACGTCTGCGTTTTCTCCAACCTTCCCAACGGCAACGGGCTTTGCCTGGGCCAGCTAGCATCCCGAAACCGCAGCCAGGCTGTCCGGCGAACCCAAGCTAAGATCGGACGCGGTTTGCTACTCAGCCAAGAAGCCAACGGGGTTTGGGCGTACAACCGAAGCGAGCACCCTCTCTTCGTCTGttcccccactctggggcctgtGGGGAGCTTCGCCCCTCCTCCGGTTCACAAAATCCAACCTGGTTACTCCATCAAGGTCTTCGATTACGATCGGGCCATGCACCTAGCAAGCAGGCGCCCGGGCGCCGGCGAAGGGCCCCACGATGGGCACACGATCCGGATCAGTTTCGGGAAAGGATGGGGTGCTTCGTACACCCGCCGGTTCATTACCTCTTGCCCATGTTGGCTGGAAGTGCTGTTGAACGCCCCAAGATGAAGCcgttggtggggtggtggtggtggaaaacAACCCAACGCAGGAGGTTGTGGAAATGCACCACGtggcccccctcccccagccaacGTAGATTATTCGGAGAGACAAGAAACTAAACTTCCTTTGCCAGAGAGGTCTTAAAGCTTTCAGGGGCTCCCCACTCACgagcccccacctttcttccgAAGTACCTATTGCTTTTGCCACCTaaacgcaggtagtcctcgatttacgaccagaaggtctgtcgctaagcaaggcagttgctcCGTGAGATGCACCCATGTTGCTAAGCCAGACATCTGCTAAGCGAGTTTTACCCTCCCCATCTTTGCCGCACTTTTGTCCAGGGAAATCCCTGCGGTTGTTAAAAGTTAGccgcatggtcattaagtgaatcttccCCTTTGACCTGGCTCATCggcaggtcacaaaaggggatcgtgagACCTTCGGGATGCTACAGCCGTCGTAaacatgagtcagtggccaagtcagtctgaattgtgatcacgtggGATCCCACAACACCCGTCAGTGCGAAAAACCTAAATCcccctttttttcagcgccgttgtaactttgaacggtcactataaACGAACGGTCGTAAGTTTGAGGACTGCCCGTATGCGGTCCTAGCGCAGTAGCTAACTTGATATAGAATCGCCCCGTCTTCTTCCTTCTGGAGCCGAACGTTGAAAACGAGAAGAAAATGTCAAGTTTTAAGCGGGGAATGACGAAAGATGAGAACAATTGGAAAGACGGCGGGAAATCGATCGGTTATCAGGTGGTCGAAACATTAAAATGTTCAAATTTGTGGATGGAGAAATCGTAAGTTGCTTTGTGGTTTGAGAAGTTTCAGAGTTTGGATAAGAGATAAAGATATCTGTGTTGTGGGAAATTAAGGAATATAAAAGacgtaatcacgaaatctccagaaccgtaaagtctacaaacttgaaatttgccatatatgttcctcttggcttctaggtgctcactaagaaaggatttttcgaaacgaCCATCGgagcattagtattttctatattattattaacacgctctgatgctaaggagttctactccccctccccacctcaaaagaaatcggTTCCGAATgcaaaaacacaagcagaggagaggagtttcactttcagttttactttcacagcagcaagcggctttactacagaacagttgagctaagccacgcccagcctccttcctgtcttcttcgtgctcacacagcaaatactgtttaagtttccaaacacccctcaactgtctcacacactgacaggatgctagccagatgaataccgatggatgctgcgggctgggacattgTGCTCCCAATcctcctctgttccaactgccagttgcattatattaacacactccgaTGCTACGGagctacacattctacattaagtttcaggctgcaagtgtcaatttatgaagcccgagcacatagtttcatagcaaagcACGGACGTCCAGCTAGTAAGGAATATTTAGGACTGAGTTTTCCTTCTGTAtatctttaattaattaaattgaattaaattgctttaaaaaacaaaacgatTTTGGTGGttattgtgggggaaaaaaaacccacacaaaacCAGTACAagtcaaaaagtttttttttttaatactgtgcaggtaatcctcgacttacgaccgccacggagcccaaaagttctgccactaagcgagacagttcttaagtgaattttgccccattttacctccTTTGTTGTTAAGGGAAACTGTGGTGAGATGAAGCGGacgagatgttgcaatggttataagtgcgaaaaacggtcataagtcacttttttccagcgtcataactttgaatggtcactaaacaaactgttgtaagttgaggactatctgcaataTAAGtgcaaatcaatttttttttaaaaaaactgccctCAAAAATCTTAAATTCGAATGCACAGACGCGCAACGtcttttctaaatattaaatattctcaCCCAGGGATCTAATTCCATGGTTTTACAATTATCCAGTGCTCCTGAGCATGCGCAGAGTGATCTCCGACTGGGGGTTTTCTCTGGCTTATTTGGCTGAATCAACTGCCTGCATGTCAAGTGTGTCAGTTTTGCAATTGGAAAGACAGAAACCTGACGCAGGCTCCTGAGCATATGCAAAGTGCAAAGCGCACGAACAGTGTTAAATTCCAAATGCATTGAATTTGGGGAGGGAAGGGTTTAGTGGGGGAAAGGTCAGGGGTCAGCAGAGGCTAAATCACCCCTCCcttttgcaaatatatatatatatacatttaaataataGACAAACATGTTTTTAGTCCGCAAAACCTGGAGTTTGCAGACCTGCCAGCAGAGGGCGCTTGTTGCACagaataaatttttctatcttctATTTCAAAAGTTTGAATCCAAGTGGgaatttatttcaattatttgCAAATTTAAGCGCTGCCTTCCATAAAATAGGCTCAGTTTTTAATCCTGCTTAGTTTTTGAGGTGGGGAATTACAGCTTTTCGGGGGAACCCAAAATGAATATTTTCGATTGCAAAATATCCCGTCCTGGGAATAAGGCTGGTTTTATAATCCGGATTAAATGCAAAATGGGCGAATTGTGTTGCTTCCTTCTGGATCAGGTCGGGGATTGTTTTTCAGGCTCGACCCGTGGCACAAATCCACCAACTGCGACTTGTAAACCCCCTAaaattgtaaaaaacaaaaaccttgccGACTTCCTATTGTGTAGAACCAGCCAGGAGGAGTTTAGGAAACAAGCCACGGTTAAAACAAACCATGATTTCCTGCGACAAAACCGCCATTCACAGTCGCATCAATGTCAGGCTATCTATCCACGGGGCTGCTtcgcagatagtcctcgactgaaCGACCACCActgtgctcaaaatttccgctgcaatGCGAGCTAGttttgagtttcgccccattttacgacctcttttttcccagtcgttaagtgaatatcgctgcagtcgttaagtcacacggttgttaaacgaatctgttgattcccctttgactttgctttgtcagaaggtcgccaaaaggAGAATCGTGTGACCccggggaccctgcaaccgtcctaaatgcgagtcagttgccaagcgtcgtaagtgtgaacaacaATCCTAAACcgtttccacccccacccccagtgctgtcgtaacttcaaacggtcgctaaacgaaggGTTGTAACTCAACGGCTCCTGTAATTGACGCAGGCCAAACTTTAGATCTCCTCGTGGTCTCCCATCCTGCGGAAGGCAATGAGCTGGACAGAATCGTGGGAATCTGCC comes from Ahaetulla prasina isolate Xishuangbanna chromosome 17, ASM2864084v1, whole genome shotgun sequence and encodes:
- the LOC131186589 gene encoding mothers against decapentaplegic homolog 6-like isoform X1: MFRSRRASLVQRLWRLRCATPGLEDNHGTLKPAAHALFKKLKDKELELLLQAVESQGAGESGCVWVEARGVKPSPSASLLLCRLYRWPDLRQPHELKRLCFCKSAGGDAAAVHCCNPHHLSRLALPETPPPPYCKISPFSAPLKGSHILENYCKGWQDTTLSRCSLRDGYWCKLAYWEYRLRVGRLYPVHEDYVCVFSNLPNGNGLCLGQLASRNRSQAVRRTQAKIGRGLLLSQEANGVWAYNRSEHPLFVCSPTLGPVGSFAPPPVHKIQPGYSIKVFDYDRAMHLASRRPGAGEGPHDGHTIRISFGKGWGASYTRRFITSCPCWLEVLLNAPR
- the LOC131186589 gene encoding mothers against decapentaplegic homolog 6-like isoform X2, with the protein product MFRSRRASLVQRLWRLRCATPGLEDNHGTLKPAAHALFKKLKDKELELLLQAVESQGAGESGCVWVEARGVKPSPSASLLLCRLYRWPDLRQPHELKRLCFCKSAGGDAAAVHCCNPHHLSRLTLPETPPPPYCKISPFSAPLKGSHILENYCKGWQDTTLSRCSLRDGYWCKLAYWEYRLRVGRLYPVHEDYVCVFSNLPNGNGLCLGQLASRNRSQAVRRTQAKIGRGLLLSQEANGVWAYNRSEHPLFVCSPTLGPVGSFAPPPVHKIQPGYSIKVFDYDRAMHLASRRPGAGEGPHDGHTIRISFGKGWGASYTRRFITSCPCWLEVLLNAPR